Below is a window of Rahnella aceris DNA.
TACAACTGCAACGCCCTTCTTTTCATTTACAGACAGCATTTCCGAAAAGCTTACTTGCGATTGTCGTTGGCCTGACGGAGTAACGCACCACTTTCTTTCAGGAAACGCGGTGCATAATCACCGAACCAGTGCTCAACCTGCCTGAACTTATCGATAAACGCCTGTTTATCACCCGTTTCCAGCAGAGCAAGTGCATCGCCAAAACGCTGATAGTAACGTTTGATCAGCGCCAGATTACTTTCTGACGACATAATAATATCAGCGTAAAGCTGCGGATCCTGTGCAAACAAGCGACCAACCATCGCCAGTTCGAGGCGATAGATCGGTGAAGACAGAGCCAGCAACTGTTCGATTTCAACGTTTTCTTCTGATAAATGCATGCCATAAGCAAACGTTGCAAAGTGGCGTAACGCCTGAATGAACGCCATGTTCTGGTCGTGCTCGACCGCACTGATTTTATGCAGGCGAGCACCCCAGACCTGTAACTGCTCCAGCAACCACTGATAGGCCTGAGGTTCACGACCATCGCAGTACACCACAACCTGTTTTGCCAGGCTGCTGACATCCGGCCCAAACATAGGATGCAAGCCAAGCACCGGACCTTCATGCACCGCCAGCATCGCCTGCAGCGGACGATTTTTCACTGACGCCAGATCCACCAGAATACAGTCATCCGGCAGTTTTGGCAGACGTGCGATCACTTCTTCAGTCAGATGGATCGGTACGCTGACAATCACCATTCCGGCATCCGCCAGTAATGTTTCTGCCTGCGGCCAGTCTTCCTGCTCCAGCACTTTTACCTGATAACCGGAAAGTTCAAGCAGACGAGTGAACAAGCGCCCCATCTGCCCGTTTCCGCCAATAATCACCACCGGGCGCAATGCCGGATGCAATGTTTTGAAGCCTTTATCGTTTTCGCTTGAGTAGGACTCACGCATCACGCGGCGCAATACATCTTCAATCAGATCGGGCGGAACACCGAGGTTCTGCGCTTCCTGACGGCGTGAAGCCAGCATTGCCGCTTCCCGTTCAGGGACATAAATCGGCAAACCATAACGACTTTTGACTTCCCCGACTTCTGCCACCAGCGCAA
It encodes the following:
- the tyrA gene encoding bifunctional chorismate mutase/prephenate dehydrogenase is translated as MVAELNALRDQIDDVDKALLDLLSRRLALVAEVGEVKSRYGLPIYVPEREAAMLASRRQEAQNLGVPPDLIEDVLRRVMRESYSSENDKGFKTLHPALRPVVIIGGNGQMGRLFTRLLELSGYQVKVLEQEDWPQAETLLADAGMVIVSVPIHLTEEVIARLPKLPDDCILVDLASVKNRPLQAMLAVHEGPVLGLHPMFGPDVSSLAKQVVVYCDGREPQAYQWLLEQLQVWGARLHKISAVEHDQNMAFIQALRHFATFAYGMHLSEENVEIEQLLALSSPIYRLELAMVGRLFAQDPQLYADIIMSSESNLALIKRYYQRFGDALALLETGDKQAFIDKFRQVEHWFGDYAPRFLKESGALLRQANDNRK